The proteins below are encoded in one region of Corynebacterium felinum:
- a CDS encoding DUF5997 family protein: MAVNEESVRTQPAVLASATAMKPQTAAKKLGIYLPATPEEFQNNALGHDEFVALQTNPPQWLQELRRTGPHPRPVVAQKLGITIAALKRNDMDKPLTTAEIKELLANQPEWLRTARTQLAQARAEGDCEVTED; the protein is encoded by the coding sequence ATGGCTGTGAATGAAGAATCTGTACGTACCCAGCCCGCGGTTTTAGCCTCGGCAACTGCCATGAAGCCTCAAACCGCCGCGAAGAAGCTTGGCATCTATTTGCCAGCCACGCCAGAGGAGTTCCAGAACAACGCCCTTGGTCATGACGAGTTCGTTGCGCTGCAAACCAACCCTCCGCAGTGGCTGCAGGAATTGCGACGCACCGGCCCACACCCACGCCCTGTTGTGGCGCAGAAGCTCGGCATCACCATTGCCGCATTGAAGCGCAATGATATGGACAAGCCTTTGACCACTGCCGAAATCAAGGAGCTGCTTGCCAACCAGCCTGAATGGTTGCGCACTGCACGCACCCAGCTTGCTCAGGCGCGCGCCGAAGGTGACTGCGAGGTTACCGAGGACTAA
- a CDS encoding MDR family MFS transporter, whose product MSDDATYTRPLSPSAPIRSVGVIIAALMLSTFMSSLGQMIFATALPTIVGELGGINHMSWVITAFLLGQTISLPIFGKLGDLLDRKPLFIGANALFVLGSVLGACATNMSVLIAARALQGIAGGAMMILSQAITAEVTTPRTRGKYMGIMGAVFGVSSVLGPVLGGWFTDGPGWRWGMWLNLPLGLIAIGAIMYFLHLPRKEQKFSLDWMGTATMAIATTALVLVVTWGGHEYDWSDPIILGLIAVSVAFTALLIVVELRVADPLIPLSMFRYRNFTLTTLAGIAVGVLMFGSMAYLPTYIQMVHHMSPTNAGLMLIPMMLGMIVTSIVVGNVVTRTGKYKIFPIVGQIVMAGAFFLLGSLTPETSLTVFGLYLAILGMGLGMSMQILVLIVQNTFPLAQVGVATGANNFFRQVAGTVGSALVGSMFISHLHDKLAVNVPQALAQIGDPALAQQLGGGNSLTPGMVDSLPELLQNAIGLSYNDALTPVFVMLAPLSLVAMFVLLFVKENTLRETA is encoded by the coding sequence ATGAGTGACGACGCTACTTATACACGTCCACTTTCCCCTTCCGCCCCTATTCGTTCCGTTGGTGTGATCATCGCGGCTTTGATGCTCTCGACGTTCATGAGCTCGTTGGGGCAAATGATTTTTGCAACCGCCTTGCCCACCATTGTTGGTGAGCTCGGTGGTATCAACCACATGTCATGGGTGATCACAGCCTTCCTTTTGGGGCAGACTATTTCTTTACCCATTTTTGGCAAACTTGGCGATCTGCTTGACCGCAAGCCTTTGTTCATTGGGGCAAATGCCCTTTTCGTCCTCGGTTCTGTACTGGGCGCTTGCGCCACCAATATGAGTGTGCTGATTGCTGCTCGCGCTTTACAGGGCATTGCCGGTGGCGCGATGATGATTCTGTCGCAAGCTATCACTGCTGAAGTCACCACTCCGCGTACCCGTGGCAAGTACATGGGCATCATGGGTGCTGTTTTTGGTGTCTCCAGTGTGCTCGGCCCAGTATTGGGTGGTTGGTTCACTGATGGTCCTGGCTGGCGCTGGGGTATGTGGCTGAATCTGCCACTTGGTCTCATTGCTATTGGTGCCATCATGTACTTCCTTCATCTTCCTCGAAAAGAGCAGAAGTTCAGCCTGGACTGGATGGGTACTGCAACCATGGCTATTGCCACGACTGCGCTCGTGCTTGTGGTGACCTGGGGTGGACATGAGTATGACTGGTCCGATCCAATCATTCTGGGCCTGATTGCTGTCAGTGTTGCTTTTACTGCCTTGCTGATTGTTGTGGAGCTGCGTGTTGCCGATCCTCTGATTCCGCTGTCAATGTTTCGCTACCGCAATTTCACGCTCACGACCCTTGCGGGCATTGCTGTAGGTGTGTTGATGTTCGGCTCCATGGCTTATCTGCCAACCTACATTCAGATGGTGCATCACATGAGCCCAACAAATGCTGGTTTGATGTTGATCCCGATGATGTTGGGCATGATCGTCACCTCGATTGTTGTGGGTAACGTTGTTACTCGCACTGGTAAGTACAAGATTTTCCCCATCGTGGGTCAGATTGTTATGGCTGGTGCGTTTTTCCTTCTGGGTTCGCTGACTCCTGAGACTTCTCTTACTGTGTTCGGCTTGTATCTGGCTATTTTGGGTATGGGTTTGGGCATGAGCATGCAAATCTTGGTGCTGATTGTGCAAAATACTTTCCCACTCGCACAGGTGGGAGTTGCTACGGGTGCGAATAACTTCTTCCGCCAGGTTGCAGGCACTGTGGGTTCGGCTCTGGTCGGTTCGATGTTCATTTCGCACCTGCATGACAAGTTGGCTGTGAATGTTCCTCAGGCGTTGGCGCAGATCGGTGATCCCGCTCTTGCCCAGCAGCTAGGTGGCGGTAATAGCTTGACCCCTGGCATGGTTGATTCACTGCCTGAGCTTTTGCAGAATGCGATTGGCTTAAGCTACAACGATGCGTTGACTCCGGTCTTCGTTATGCTGGCTCCGCTGAGCTTGGTTGCGATGTTCGTGTTGCTTTTCGTGAAAGAAAACACGCTGCGCGAAACTGCGTAG
- a CDS encoding GNAT family N-acetyltransferase: MTHPDFHIRPLRRTDYGQVQHIYLQGLETGHASYDTEAPSWEKFENSKIPGTMFVACENADDNKILGWITAAPISSRSVFHGVVEDSIYIHPDARGRGVAGALLDTLIDTCQSMGKWAIHSWIFPENTGSARLHTSRGFEKVGTLRHLAKMTYGEMAGQWRDTDIYEKLLPKPDISNEEAAALTS; the protein is encoded by the coding sequence ATGACACACCCCGACTTTCACATCCGACCACTGCGCCGCACCGACTACGGGCAAGTGCAGCACATCTATCTGCAGGGGTTAGAAACCGGCCACGCCTCCTACGACACCGAAGCACCCAGCTGGGAAAAATTTGAAAACTCCAAAATCCCCGGCACCATGTTCGTCGCCTGCGAAAACGCCGACGACAATAAAATCCTCGGCTGGATCACAGCCGCACCCATCTCCTCCCGCAGCGTCTTCCACGGCGTCGTCGAAGACTCCATCTACATTCACCCCGACGCACGCGGACGCGGAGTCGCAGGGGCATTGCTCGACACCCTCATCGACACCTGCCAAAGCATGGGCAAATGGGCCATCCATTCGTGGATCTTCCCCGAAAACACCGGATCAGCCAGGCTGCACACATCCCGCGGATTTGAAAAAGTCGGAACCCTACGCCACCTCGCAAAAATGACCTACGGGGAGATGGCAGGACAATGGCGCGACACCGACATCTACGAAAAACTCCTGCCCAAACCTGACATCAGCAACGAAGAAGCAGCAGCACTCACCTCATAA
- a CDS encoding LysR family transcriptional regulator substrate-binding protein — protein MLSLSFVTGTEPDKWFNRFTERTRHGEISSVASDDATALVITGEAELGLVRLPDQRIDSSFHVVELYEEQPGIALPKEHELSLLDALTPEDITEEIVHCRMSATTGVDVAQLRTHLQVVAANVGVAIAPRPLIKTLSAKQIEHRPFHSSQIQPTRIALVWKKDNDSEAIQDFVGIAKGRTPNSSRQAQPKKTAREKALAKQRRRQANSAQSAPTTTHGAEKKTSKTTKNTAGKAIAKTKPHRSGKHTPKRGGKRGGR, from the coding sequence ATGTTGAGTTTAAGCTTCGTCACGGGTACGGAACCCGATAAGTGGTTCAATCGTTTCACCGAACGCACCCGACACGGGGAAATTAGCTCCGTAGCCAGCGACGATGCGACCGCACTGGTCATTACAGGCGAAGCTGAACTCGGGCTCGTGCGCCTGCCCGATCAACGCATAGATTCCAGCTTCCACGTCGTTGAACTTTATGAAGAGCAACCAGGAATCGCACTGCCCAAAGAACACGAACTTTCGCTTCTCGACGCCCTCACACCCGAGGACATCACCGAAGAGATCGTCCACTGCCGCATGTCCGCAACAACTGGCGTAGACGTGGCACAGCTGCGCACCCACCTTCAGGTGGTGGCAGCCAATGTTGGTGTGGCCATCGCCCCCCGCCCGCTGATCAAAACACTTTCAGCCAAGCAGATCGAACACCGCCCTTTCCACAGCTCTCAGATCCAACCCACACGCATCGCATTGGTGTGGAAGAAAGACAACGACTCCGAAGCGATCCAAGACTTCGTGGGCATCGCCAAAGGACGAACCCCCAATTCTTCGCGCCAAGCCCAGCCGAAGAAAACAGCGCGGGAAAAAGCACTCGCTAAGCAACGACGTCGACAAGCAAACAGCGCACAATCAGCACCCACAACCACACACGGGGCTGAGAAAAAGACCAGCAAAACTACAAAAAACACCGCAGGCAAAGCAATCGCAAAAACCAAGCCCCACCGTAGTGGAAAACACACACCCAAGCGTGGAGGCAAACGCGGCGGGCGCTAA